The Agromyces atrinae genome window below encodes:
- a CDS encoding NCS2 family permease — protein sequence MSRTTEEQGPVASAPGAPKGFIDRYFEITARGSNISTEVRGGIVTFVTMAYIVILNPIILSGSADVAGDELAFPQVAAVTALTAGVMTILFGVVARLPFAFAAGLGINSFLAVSVVGQVTWPEAMGLVVINGLIIVLLAVTGLRRMIFTAVPLQLKLAITVGIGLFIAFIGFVDAGFVRATGVGSPPVGLGVDGSVATVPTLIFVFTLLITGILVARKIKGAILIGLLTGTVVAVIVEAIAGLGSSVDNPGGWGLSVPALPTQWVSLPDLSLIGQVSFGSFERIGVLAALMLVFTLVFTNFFDAMGTMTGLSKEARLADAKGDFPRLKSALVVEGVGAVAGGFTSSSSNTVFIESGSGIGEGARTGLANVVTGLLFLAAVFFTPLTSIVPTEVAAAALVIVGALMMAQIKDIDFSEFSVLLPVFLTVTVMPLTYSIANGIGAGFISWVIVRALAGKAREISPLLWIVAAGFLVYFARGPVEALLG from the coding sequence GTGAGCCGCACGACCGAGGAGCAGGGACCGGTGGCTTCGGCCCCAGGCGCACCGAAGGGCTTCATCGACCGCTACTTCGAGATCACCGCGCGCGGATCGAACATCTCGACCGAGGTGCGCGGCGGCATCGTGACCTTCGTGACGATGGCGTACATCGTCATCCTCAACCCGATCATCCTCTCGGGGTCGGCGGACGTCGCGGGCGACGAGCTCGCCTTCCCGCAGGTCGCGGCGGTCACGGCGCTGACCGCGGGCGTCATGACGATCCTCTTCGGCGTCGTCGCCCGACTGCCGTTCGCCTTCGCGGCCGGCCTCGGCATCAACTCGTTCCTCGCCGTCTCCGTCGTCGGCCAGGTCACCTGGCCCGAGGCGATGGGGCTCGTCGTCATCAACGGCCTCATCATCGTCCTCCTCGCCGTGACGGGCCTCCGGCGCATGATCTTCACGGCGGTGCCGCTGCAGCTGAAGCTCGCGATCACCGTCGGAATCGGCCTCTTCATCGCCTTCATCGGATTCGTCGATGCGGGCTTCGTGCGTGCTACCGGGGTCGGTTCGCCGCCCGTCGGGCTCGGCGTCGACGGCTCCGTCGCGACCGTACCGACCCTCATCTTCGTGTTCACGCTCCTCATCACCGGGATCCTCGTCGCCCGGAAGATCAAGGGCGCGATCCTCATCGGCCTGCTCACGGGAACCGTCGTCGCCGTCATCGTCGAGGCGATCGCCGGACTCGGCTCGAGCGTCGACAACCCGGGCGGCTGGGGCCTCTCGGTTCCCGCGCTCCCGACGCAGTGGGTGAGCCTGCCCGATCTCTCGCTCATCGGTCAGGTGAGCTTCGGCAGCTTCGAGCGCATCGGTGTGCTCGCGGCGCTCATGCTCGTCTTCACCCTCGTGTTCACGAACTTCTTCGACGCCATGGGCACGATGACCGGTCTCTCGAAGGAAGCGCGCCTCGCCGACGCGAAGGGCGACTTCCCGCGGCTCAAGTCGGCCCTCGTCGTCGAGGGCGTCGGCGCTGTCGCCGGCGGATTCACCTCGAGCTCGTCGAACACCGTCTTCATCGAGTCGGGCTCCGGTATCGGCGAGGGCGCCCGCACGGGACTCGCGAACGTCGTCACCGGTCTCCTGTTCCTCGCCGCGGTGTTCTTCACCCCGCTCACCTCGATCGTTCCGACGGAGGTCGCCGCCGCGGCCCTCGTGATCGTCGGTGCGCTCATGATGGCGCAGATCAAGGACATCGACTTCAGCGAGTTCTCGGTGCTCCTGCCGGTCTTCCTCACGGTCACGGTGATGCCGCTCACGTACTCGATCGCGAACGGCATCGGCGCGGGCTTCATCAGCTGGGTCATCGTGCGCGCCCTCGCGGGCAAGGCGCGGGAGATCAGCCCGCTGCTCTGGATCGTCGCGGCCGGGTTCCTCGTCTACTTCGCGCGCGGGCCCGTCGAGGCGCTCCTCGGCTGA
- a CDS encoding DUF4190 domain-containing protein — MTTTSPSYAPETSAPTAVAESRGLGIASFVIGLVSLFAGYTFVVPIVGLVLGIMALRRETASRTFAIWGIVLSGLMLVATVIAGLGAVVFGLAMLPFAFL; from the coding sequence ATGACCACCACCAGCCCGAGCTACGCGCCCGAGACCAGTGCACCGACCGCGGTCGCCGAATCGCGCGGACTCGGCATTGCGAGCTTCGTGATCGGACTCGTCTCGCTCTTCGCGGGATACACGTTCGTCGTTCCGATCGTCGGCCTCGTGCTCGGCATCATGGCGCTGCGACGCGAGACCGCGAGCCGCACGTTCGCCATCTGGGGAATCGTGCTCTCGGGCCTCATGCTCGTCGCGACCGTCATCGCCGGCCTCGGCGCCGTCGTCTTCGGCCTCGCGATGCTGCCCTTCGCCTTCCTCTGA